From a single Sphingosinicellaceae bacterium genomic region:
- a CDS encoding cytochrome b: MPHSRYSTVAIVFHWTIAVLLIANLAAGLAFDRIEAADKQLFFTLIQLHKSTGITILVLAVARLIWRLMNPPPPLPDHMTSAERVLATISHWGFYVLMFALPLSGWAMVSTGKLIFPMFWYGLFEIPKLPIGNTQHETFENVHGLLGWVVLALIVLHVAAALKHHYFDRDNLLARMWPSRGKA, encoded by the coding sequence ATGCCGCACAGCCGCTATTCGACGGTCGCGATCGTCTTTCACTGGACGATCGCGGTCCTGCTGATCGCCAACCTCGCCGCGGGCCTTGCGTTCGACCGGATCGAGGCGGCCGACAAGCAATTGTTCTTCACGCTTATCCAGCTTCACAAGTCGACCGGGATCACCATCCTGGTGCTGGCGGTGGCGCGGCTGATCTGGCGTCTGATGAACCCGCCGCCGCCGCTCCCCGACCACATGACGAGCGCCGAGCGCGTCCTCGCGACGATATCGCACTGGGGCTTTTACGTGCTGATGTTCGCGCTGCCGCTGTCGGGCTGGGCGATGGTGTCGACTGGCAAGCTGATCTTCCCGATGTTCTGGTACGGGCTGTTCGAAATCCCGAAGTTACCGATCGGCAACACGCAGCACGAGACGTTCGAGAATGTCCACGGCCTGCTCGGCTGGGTCGTGCTGGCGCTGATCGTCCTCCATGTCGCGGCGGCGCTCAAGCACCATTATTTCGACCGGGACAATCTGCTGGCCCGCATGTGGCCCAGCCGGGGCAAGGCGTGA
- a CDS encoding TonB-dependent receptor, with the protein MRILLVSGVSVSALVASAAGAQSAPPGNTSGATTARPSAAAVDDRNTGIDDIIVTAQRQSQSLQDVPIAISAFTAEALEKQQINNASDLQLSLPNITFTKTNFTGASFTIRGIGDLCVGGTCDSATAIHVNDLPLFGTRLFETEYFDLERVEVLRGPQGTLFGRNATAGVVNFITAKPVMKEFHASAEGEYGNYNTYKAKGIINVPLGDTIAARLAGFYLKRDGYTENVYNGDKLDGRKEYALRASLRWKPDSNTTVDLMGYYFHENDNRLRIQKQLCQRDPTGVLGCLPGKNDFGTTNANSTFVGTLSSREFLTTQGGAAIGALGLGSLYGPDAYQGNINPDDVRKVSTDYTPKYFTDEIQASIKIDHDFGDFSVKVSGLYQRNKVDSQQDYNLSVQNRSVYAQGLNTLAAYAGGAGGAYLASIFGPAANVLIPNGPNGQLCTSQAETTGTGAYGGHAFCANTPEDYDRSTGVNQAYTGEAILSSHFDGKFNFLIGGIYNRLTTKNLDYYVNSFGIDYIAGVLGAATTLGQQGAGNTTFPVVYLGSPFYRNNQQDYSLNSYGIFAEGYVDITDRLKATVGIRYNNDRKSVTQRTALAAFAVPYGTTDAFDSPFVGTFDADPGIVGNQLFQKRKVKFGEFTGRAVLDFKITDDNLLYASYSRGYKSGGINPPLSPIFAVNESFSPEFIDAFEVGSKNTFLDGTLRLNLTGFYYKYKGLQLSRIVARTSVNDNVNANIYGIEADAIIEPIRALQINLGFSYLHTKVADDKFLSNPRDPSGGRSDAVIIKDIANGSNCAVVPTVAGNAAGSNAFVGFVNSQINAGLVPGLMAGAGLQAPTAFPTGSGINGATGAFGVCAALSGYAAAAGAAFGGIAVLNEGVTVNVKGNQLPQAPNFKASGGMQYTFEFGNGMSLVPRYDITMTGTSFGSIFNGAAPGQTRAINRIPSYVIQNAQIQLNGKDDKWFLRGYIQNLTNSNATTGLYVTDQSSGLFTNIFTLEPRRYGIAGGVRF; encoded by the coding sequence ATGCGTATTTTGCTTGTTTCGGGGGTCTCGGTGAGCGCGCTTGTCGCCAGCGCCGCCGGTGCCCAGTCGGCTCCCCCGGGTAACACCTCCGGGGCGACGACGGCCCGCCCGAGCGCCGCTGCTGTCGACGACCGGAACACCGGCATCGACGACATTATCGTCACCGCCCAGCGCCAGTCGCAGAGCCTGCAGGACGTCCCGATCGCGATCAGCGCCTTCACCGCCGAAGCGCTCGAGAAGCAGCAGATCAACAACGCTTCGGATCTGCAGCTCAGCCTGCCCAATATTACCTTTACCAAAACGAACTTCACGGGTGCCAGCTTCACGATCCGCGGCATCGGCGACCTTTGCGTTGGCGGCACCTGCGACAGCGCCACCGCGATCCACGTCAACGACCTGCCGTTGTTCGGCACGCGACTGTTCGAGACCGAGTATTTCGACCTCGAGCGGGTCGAAGTTCTGCGCGGGCCCCAGGGCACCCTGTTCGGCCGCAACGCCACCGCCGGCGTCGTCAACTTCATCACCGCCAAGCCGGTAATGAAGGAATTCCATGCTTCGGCCGAGGGCGAGTACGGGAATTACAATACCTATAAGGCGAAGGGCATAATCAACGTGCCGCTGGGCGACACAATCGCGGCACGGCTCGCCGGCTTCTACCTCAAGCGCGATGGCTACACCGAAAACGTCTACAACGGCGACAAGCTCGATGGCCGCAAAGAATATGCGCTCCGCGCCTCGCTGCGCTGGAAGCCCGACTCGAACACCACAGTCGACCTGATGGGCTACTACTTCCACGAGAACGATAACCGCCTGCGCATCCAGAAGCAGCTTTGCCAGCGCGACCCGACCGGTGTCCTCGGCTGTCTTCCCGGCAAGAACGACTTCGGCACCACCAACGCCAATTCGACGTTCGTCGGCACGCTATCATCGCGAGAGTTCCTGACCACGCAGGGTGGCGCCGCGATCGGCGCGCTCGGCCTCGGCAGCCTGTATGGCCCCGACGCCTATCAGGGCAACATCAACCCCGACGATGTGCGCAAGGTCAGCACCGACTATACGCCAAAGTACTTCACCGACGAGATTCAGGCGTCGATCAAGATCGACCACGACTTCGGCGATTTCAGTGTGAAGGTTTCTGGTCTGTACCAGCGCAACAAGGTCGACTCGCAGCAGGATTATAACCTGTCGGTCCAGAACCGGTCGGTTTACGCTCAAGGCCTGAACACATTGGCGGCTTATGCCGGCGGTGCCGGGGGTGCCTATCTCGCGAGCATCTTCGGGCCAGCAGCGAACGTGCTGATCCCGAATGGCCCCAATGGCCAGCTCTGCACCTCGCAGGCTGAGACGACGGGCACCGGGGCTTACGGCGGCCACGCGTTCTGCGCCAATACACCGGAAGATTATGACCGCTCGACAGGTGTCAACCAAGCCTACACCGGCGAGGCGATCCTCTCGAGCCACTTCGACGGCAAGTTCAACTTCCTGATCGGCGGCATCTACAACCGCCTGACGACCAAGAATCTCGATTATTACGTCAACTCGTTCGGTATCGACTATATCGCTGGCGTGCTTGGCGCGGCGACGACGTTGGGTCAACAAGGGGCGGGCAACACGACCTTCCCGGTAGTCTACCTTGGCTCGCCATTCTACCGGAACAACCAGCAGGACTATAGCCTGAACTCTTATGGCATCTTCGCCGAAGGCTATGTCGACATCACCGACCGCCTGAAAGCAACCGTCGGTATCCGCTACAATAACGACCGCAAATCGGTTACGCAGCGTACCGCGCTCGCGGCGTTCGCGGTTCCTTATGGAACTACCGACGCCTTCGACTCGCCGTTCGTCGGCACCTTCGATGCAGATCCGGGTATTGTCGGGAACCAGCTGTTCCAGAAGCGCAAGGTCAAGTTCGGTGAGTTCACCGGCCGTGCCGTTCTTGACTTCAAGATCACCGACGACAACCTGCTCTATGCCTCGTATTCGCGCGGCTACAAGTCGGGGGGTATCAACCCGCCCCTGTCACCGATCTTTGCGGTCAACGAGTCGTTCTCGCCGGAGTTCATCGACGCCTTTGAAGTCGGCTCGAAGAATACTTTCCTCGATGGTACACTTCGGCTTAACCTCACGGGCTTTTACTACAAGTACAAGGGTCTGCAGCTGAGCCGAATCGTTGCCCGGACCTCGGTCAACGACAACGTCAATGCCAACATCTACGGTATCGAAGCCGATGCGATTATCGAGCCGATCCGTGCGCTGCAGATCAACCTAGGCTTCAGTTATCTCCACACCAAGGTCGCCGACGACAAGTTCCTGTCGAATCCGCGCGATCCCTCGGGTGGCCGCAGTGATGCCGTTATCATCAAGGACATCGCCAACGGCTCGAACTGCGCCGTCGTGCCGACCGTCGCCGGCAATGCCGCCGGTTCGAACGCCTTCGTTGGCTTCGTGAACTCCCAGATCAACGCCGGCCTGGTTCCTGGGTTGATGGCAGGCGCTGGCCTCCAAGCGCCGACGGCGTTCCCAACGGGGAGCGGCATCAACGGCGCAACTGGAGCCTTCGGGGTCTGCGCGGCACTCAGCGGCTATGCCGCAGCCGCCGGTGCGGCGTTCGGCGGCATCGCGGTCCTGAACGAAGGCGTCACCGTCAACGTCAAGGGCAACCAGCTGCCCCAGGCTCCGAACTTCAAGGCGTCGGGCGGCATGCAGTACACGTTCGAGTTCGGCAACGGCATGTCGCTCGTCCCCCGCTACGACATCACGATGACGGGCACGAGCTTCGGCAGTATCTTCAACGGTGCCGCGCCGGGCCAGACGCGGGCAATCAACCGGATCCCGAGCTACGTAATCCAGAACGCTCAGATCCAGCTCAACGGCAAGGACGACAAGTGGTTCTTGCGGGGCTATATCCAGAACCTCACCAACAGCAATGCGACGACCGGCCTCTACGTAACCGACCAGTCGTCGGGGCTGTTCACCAACATCTTCACGCTCGAGCCGCGGCGCTACGGCATCGCGGGCGGCGTCCGCTTCTAG
- a CDS encoding FAD-binding oxidoreductase, with the protein MTRSPQRLARKPRSRYGNWVIAPTTLDPAAYVDLTAAVGEGNWYDDPEALAPHLVDWRGAVHGRASLLLRPRTTAAVVRIVEAAARHRVALVPQGGNTGLVGGGIPDMSGGAVLLSLARMDRIRDVDAAGLTLTCEAGAVLANVHDAARAAGCEFPLSLGAKGSATIGGLVSTNAGGVQVLRHGTMRALVAGLEAVLPDGRVLHQLTGLAKDNSGYDIKQLLIGGEGTLGIVTAVALRLVPAPAHRAVAWAGLADPHAALKLLTRLRRASGGQVESFELIPADGLALTVQHIEGIRSPLAREHAWHVLVELAGPASLDELLTEALGEAAMAGEIEDATVAASTAQAAALWRIREELPEAERRDGPSLHHDISVAVAAMPGFTIDTGAEVEAAFPGARILSFGHLGDGNLHFNVRPPADAEPRAWLAANGGPVTTLVYDLVTAAGGSISAEHGIGILKREMLVRTADPAKLSAMRAVKAALDPLGIMNPGKIL; encoded by the coding sequence ATGACGAGATCACCGCAGAGGCTGGCACGAAAGCCACGGTCGCGGTACGGCAACTGGGTGATTGCCCCCACGACCCTCGATCCCGCCGCTTATGTGGACCTGACCGCCGCTGTCGGGGAGGGCAACTGGTACGACGACCCGGAGGCTCTCGCGCCCCACCTCGTTGATTGGCGGGGCGCGGTGCATGGCCGGGCGAGCCTCCTGTTGCGGCCGCGCACGACCGCAGCCGTGGTGCGGATCGTCGAGGCGGCCGCCCGCCACCGTGTCGCGCTGGTGCCGCAGGGTGGCAATACCGGGCTCGTCGGTGGCGGCATCCCCGATATGAGCGGGGGCGCGGTGCTGCTGTCGCTCGCCCGCATGGACCGGATTCGCGACGTCGACGCCGCCGGCCTCACGCTGACCTGCGAAGCGGGTGCCGTGCTCGCCAACGTCCACGACGCGGCGCGAGCGGCGGGCTGCGAGTTCCCGCTGTCGCTTGGAGCCAAGGGGAGTGCAACCATCGGCGGACTCGTCTCGACCAATGCCGGCGGGGTGCAGGTGCTGCGCCACGGCACGATGCGTGCCCTCGTCGCGGGGCTCGAGGCGGTGCTGCCCGACGGGCGCGTGCTGCATCAGCTGACCGGGCTCGCCAAGGACAACAGCGGCTACGACATCAAGCAGCTGCTGATCGGCGGGGAGGGCACGCTCGGCATCGTCACCGCGGTCGCACTGCGGCTGGTCCCGGCACCCGCTCACCGCGCCGTCGCCTGGGCGGGGCTTGCCGATCCGCACGCCGCACTGAAGCTGCTGACCCGGCTGCGGCGCGCGTCGGGCGGGCAGGTCGAGAGTTTCGAGCTCATCCCCGCCGACGGCCTCGCGCTAACCGTGCAACATATCGAGGGCATCCGCTCGCCGCTCGCCCGGGAGCACGCGTGGCATGTGTTGGTCGAGCTCGCCGGTCCTGCCAGCCTCGACGAACTGCTGACCGAGGCGCTCGGCGAGGCTGCCATGGCGGGCGAGATCGAGGACGCGACGGTGGCGGCCTCGACGGCACAAGCAGCGGCGCTGTGGCGCATCCGCGAGGAACTGCCCGAAGCCGAGCGCCGCGACGGGCCGTCGCTCCACCACGATATCTCGGTCGCCGTCGCCGCGATGCCGGGCTTCACCATTGATACTGGCGCGGAGGTCGAGGCGGCATTCCCCGGCGCGCGCATCCTGTCGTTCGGCCACCTCGGCGACGGCAACCTGCATTTCAACGTGCGGCCACCCGCCGATGCCGAGCCACGCGCGTGGCTCGCCGCGAACGGCGGCCCGGTGACGACATTGGTCTACGACCTCGTCACCGCGGCCGGCGGATCGATCTCCGCGGAGCACGGCATCGGCATCCTGAAGCGCGAAATGCTGGTTCGGACTGCCGACCCCGCCAAGCTTTCGGCGATGCGCGCGGTCAAGGCGGCGCTCGATCCGCTGGGTATTATGAACCCAGGCAAGATTCTTTAG
- a CDS encoding N-formylglutamate amidohydrolase, translating to MLPLSPAPLPGFTVTGDRDGRWPVVLASPHSGRDYPADFLARTRLTLAQLRRAEDAYVDGLLDGAAATGVPRIMARYGRSWLDLNRAAAELDPAMYVEPFDAHADQSTDRVQAGLGVVPRIAGHGLDIYPTRLRLDEARARIEAVHRPWHATLEELTDSARARHGFAVLLDCHSMPTPAPSAGGTAQIVLGDLFGRSAATPLVEAIATYFAVAGLRVARNAPYAGGYTTACHGRPELGVHTVQIEIDRALYMDPSRLTRHMGFATIAALLTGLVAQLVEITPRLGLAAPFAQAAE from the coding sequence GTGCTTCCCCTATCCCCTGCCCCCCTGCCCGGCTTCACCGTCACGGGCGACCGCGACGGGCGCTGGCCGGTGGTGCTGGCGTCGCCGCACTCCGGACGCGACTATCCGGCGGACTTCCTTGCGCGCACTCGCCTGACGCTCGCGCAGCTCCGCCGCGCCGAGGACGCCTATGTCGACGGGCTGCTCGACGGTGCCGCCGCGACCGGGGTGCCTCGGATCATGGCGCGCTATGGGCGCAGCTGGCTCGACCTCAACCGCGCGGCCGCCGAGCTCGACCCCGCGATGTATGTCGAGCCGTTCGACGCCCACGCCGACCAGTCCACCGACCGGGTGCAGGCCGGATTGGGGGTCGTGCCGCGGATCGCCGGGCATGGGCTCGACATCTATCCGACGCGACTGCGGCTGGACGAGGCCCGGGCCCGCATCGAGGCCGTACACCGCCCGTGGCACGCGACACTCGAGGAACTGACCGATAGCGCGCGGGCCCGGCACGGCTTCGCGGTGCTGCTCGATTGCCATTCGATGCCGACGCCTGCGCCAAGTGCCGGCGGCACCGCGCAGATCGTCCTCGGCGACCTGTTCGGGCGGAGCGCCGCAACGCCGCTGGTCGAGGCGATCGCGACCTATTTCGCCGTCGCCGGGCTGCGGGTGGCGCGCAACGCGCCATATGCCGGGGGCTACACCACCGCATGCCACGGCCGCCCGGAGCTTGGGGTGCACACCGTCCAGATCGAGATCGACCGGGCGCTGTACATGGATCCGTCGCGGCTGACGCGCCACATGGGCTTTGCGACGATCGCGGCGTTGCTGACCGGGCTGGTCGCACAGCTCGTCGAGATCACGCCGCGGCTCGGCCTCGCGGCACCCTTCGCTCAGGCTGCCGAATAA
- a CDS encoding YceI family protein, protein MKRAFALLILLAAATPATAARWSVVPAQSRIAFTANWLGKPVEGVFRSWSATIDFDPAAPAKTNVAVIVDLTSAATGDKTVDGSLPGNDWFAVASGKTARFVSTKVTAAGPGHYVATGTLTIRGKAVPLTLPFALAVAGDTATMTGQVQLDRRAWKLGLDSDATAEYVAFAVPLAVKVVAKRLPYPTKSLR, encoded by the coding sequence GTGAAGCGTGCCTTCGCGCTCCTGATATTACTTGCCGCAGCCACTCCGGCGACGGCGGCGCGGTGGTCCGTGGTCCCCGCACAAAGCCGTATTGCCTTCACCGCGAACTGGCTTGGCAAGCCGGTCGAGGGGGTGTTCAGGAGCTGGAGCGCGACCATCGACTTTGACCCGGCCGCGCCCGCCAAGACCAATGTCGCGGTGATCGTCGACCTGACCTCAGCCGCGACCGGGGACAAGACCGTCGACGGCTCGCTGCCGGGCAACGACTGGTTCGCTGTCGCTTCGGGCAAGACCGCGCGCTTTGTTTCGACGAAAGTCACCGCCGCCGGCCCGGGCCACTACGTCGCGACCGGCACGCTGACCATCCGCGGCAAGGCGGTGCCGCTGACCCTGCCGTTCGCGCTCGCCGTTGCCGGCGACACCGCAACCATGACCGGGCAGGTCCAGCTCGACCGCCGCGCCTGGAAGCTCGGTCTCGACTCGGATGCGACCGCCGAATATGTCGCCTTCGCGGTGCCGCTGGCGGTCAAGGTCGTGGCGAAACGCCTGCCGTACCCGACGAAATCCCTGCGGTAA
- a CDS encoding YceI family protein, which translates to MRRFLPVAVFAALLAAPALAAPAIDAASGHYVLDPAHASVTWKIMHLGLSNYTARFAKIDSTVDLDAATPANSKLSVTIDANSVRTDFPFPEKTNFDKEVGGDARFLDGEKFPEIKFVATKITATGPKSGTVTGDLTLRGVTKPITLAATFNGTMKANAMMGAAKFGISAHGSIKRSDFGMTYGGQFLGDTVELLIEAEYKLAK; encoded by the coding sequence ATGCGCCGTTTCCTGCCTGTCGCCGTCTTCGCTGCGCTGCTTGCAGCGCCGGCGCTGGCCGCGCCCGCGATCGATGCCGCGTCCGGGCATTATGTGCTCGATCCAGCGCATGCCAGCGTGACGTGGAAGATCATGCATCTCGGGCTGTCGAACTACACTGCCCGCTTTGCCAAGATCGATTCGACCGTCGATCTCGACGCCGCGACACCGGCCAATAGCAAGTTGTCGGTGACCATCGACGCAAACTCGGTACGCACCGACTTCCCGTTCCCGGAAAAGACCAACTTCGACAAGGAGGTCGGCGGGGACGCGCGCTTCCTCGATGGTGAGAAATTCCCCGAGATCAAGTTCGTTGCGACCAAGATCACCGCAACCGGCCCGAAGTCGGGCACCGTTACGGGCGACCTGACCCTGCGCGGGGTTACCAAGCCGATTACCCTCGCCGCGACGTTCAATGGTACGATGAAGGCCAACGCGATGATGGGCGCGGCCAAGTTCGGCATCTCGGCGCACGGCAGCATCAAGCGCTCCGACTTCGGCATGACCTACGGCGGTCAGTTTCTCGGCGACACTGTCGAGCTGCTGATCGAAGCCGAATACAAGTTGGCCAAATAA
- a CDS encoding SapC family protein encodes MASSPVNTDIAQQLPLFYGSLVPLSSQFHPNHGLKVREGFAFAKNTHAIPVTVDEFAVVQRHYPIVFGLGDNPAPLALVGLTEGTNLYVDADGMWQPGAYVPAFVRRYPFMLAKLAEDATDLSLCFDDSCNQISPDGEDKLFNGAEPTDTTKNILAFCEQFEQAVARTRGFMEELAKLDLMIDGEVTIQQPGMAEPAVYRGFRMVAEEKLQNIRGDQARKMVQNGMMGLVYAHLFGLSQIGGLFERQGGTLQQKSF; translated from the coding sequence ATGGCCAGTTCGCCCGTAAACACGGATATCGCCCAGCAGCTGCCGCTGTTCTACGGCTCGCTCGTGCCGCTGTCGTCGCAATTCCACCCGAACCACGGCCTGAAGGTGCGCGAGGGCTTCGCCTTTGCCAAGAACACCCACGCCATCCCCGTCACCGTCGACGAGTTCGCGGTCGTGCAGCGCCATTACCCGATCGTCTTCGGCCTTGGCGACAATCCGGCACCGCTGGCGCTCGTCGGCCTGACCGAGGGCACCAACCTGTATGTCGATGCCGACGGCATGTGGCAGCCGGGCGCCTATGTCCCGGCGTTCGTCCGCCGTTACCCGTTCATGCTCGCCAAGCTCGCCGAGGATGCGACCGACCTGTCGCTGTGCTTCGACGACAGCTGCAACCAGATCAGCCCCGACGGCGAGGACAAGCTGTTCAACGGCGCCGAGCCGACCGACACCACCAAGAACATCCTCGCATTCTGCGAGCAGTTCGAGCAGGCGGTCGCCCGCACCCGTGGCTTCATGGAGGAGCTGGCGAAGCTCGACCTGATGATCGACGGCGAAGTAACGATCCAGCAGCCGGGCATGGCCGAACCCGCCGTCTACCGCGGTTTCCGCATGGTCGCCGAGGAAAAGCTCCAGAACATCCGCGGCGACCAGGCTCGCAAGATGGTGCAGAACGGCATGATGGGCCTCGTCTATGCGCATCTGTTCGGCCTGTCGCAGATCGGCGGCCTGTTCGAGCGCCAGGGTGGCACGCTGCAGCAGAAGTCCTTCTAG
- a CDS encoding SGNH/GDSL hydrolase family protein, producing MQQARSLLFVAAATLLLGASPSLPTSWVGSWAASQQIPGDKDLLPDPDLQDATLRQVVRMSTGGKRVRVQLSNAFGTEPLAVDAAHIALAPAANRAGIDAATDRALSFDGAAGVLIPAGANYWSDPVALDVPALATIAVTLHLPFAPKGQTSHPGSRSTSYLVHGNHVGDADLPGAKTVEHWYQLAGIAVATLKSGAAVVTFGDSITDGHGATTNGNDRWPDRLAERLQKAGGSRPISVLNHGIGGNRLLRDGTGPNALARFDRDVLAQPGVRYVIVLEGINDLGTLTRDASVTPQEHTMLVARMTGAYRQMIDRAHGAGIKVYGATILPDGGSGYYHPDAQNEADRLAVNTWIRKPGNFDAVIDFDAVTRDPADPRRIRAAYDSGDGLHPSPAGYRAMADAIPLRLFR from the coding sequence ATGCAGCAGGCCCGTTCGCTGCTTTTCGTTGCCGCAGCTACCCTGCTGCTCGGCGCCTCACCATCCCTACCAACGTCTTGGGTAGGAAGCTGGGCGGCGTCGCAGCAGATACCCGGTGACAAGGACCTGCTCCCCGACCCCGACCTGCAGGACGCGACCCTGCGGCAGGTCGTGCGTATGTCGACCGGCGGCAAGCGCGTCAGAGTGCAGCTCAGCAACGCCTTCGGGACCGAGCCACTTGCCGTCGACGCCGCGCACATCGCGCTGGCACCGGCAGCGAACCGCGCGGGCATCGACGCCGCGACCGACCGCGCGCTGAGCTTCGACGGGGCCGCCGGCGTGCTGATCCCGGCGGGCGCGAATTATTGGTCGGACCCCGTGGCACTCGACGTGCCCGCGCTGGCGACGATCGCGGTGACGCTGCACCTGCCATTCGCGCCGAAGGGCCAGACCAGCCACCCGGGTTCACGGTCGACGAGCTATCTCGTCCACGGCAACCACGTCGGCGACGCCGACCTGCCCGGCGCGAAGACCGTCGAGCATTGGTATCAGCTCGCTGGAATTGCAGTCGCCACCTTGAAGTCCGGGGCCGCTGTCGTCACCTTCGGCGATTCGATCACCGACGGTCACGGCGCGACCACGAACGGCAACGACCGCTGGCCCGACCGGCTCGCCGAACGGCTGCAGAAGGCCGGGGGCTCGCGACCCATCAGCGTGCTCAACCATGGCATCGGCGGCAACCGCCTGCTGCGCGACGGGACCGGCCCGAATGCCCTCGCCCGCTTCGACCGCGACGTGCTCGCCCAGCCCGGGGTACGCTACGTCATCGTCCTCGAGGGCATCAACGACCTCGGCACCCTGACCCGCGACGCCTCGGTTACGCCCCAGGAGCACACCATGCTCGTCGCCCGCATGACCGGCGCGTACCGCCAGATGATCGATCGGGCACACGGCGCGGGCATAAAAGTCTACGGGGCGACGATCCTGCCCGACGGCGGCTCGGGCTATTACCACCCCGATGCGCAGAACGAGGCCGACCGCCTGGCCGTCAACACCTGGATCCGGAAGCCGGGAAACTTCGACGCGGTGATCGACTTCGACGCCGTGACTCGCGACCCCGCCGACCCGCGCCGAATCCGTGCCGCCTACGATTCAGGCGACGGACTGCACCCTTCGCCAGCAGGCTACCGGGCGATGGCCGATGCGATCCCACTGCGCCTGTTCCGATAG